In Herpetosiphon gulosus, the sequence AAGAAAAATATGAAATAATTAGTAATAAGATACGAGAAAACTATAAAGGTAAATCTGGATATTCAGGATCAACACTTATTTGCTTCCTTATAGAGCAACGTGATTCAGAATTCTATGCTCATATCACAAATATTGGTGATAGCCGTGTCTATCGATTACGAAATGGTAAAGATTTACAACAAATAACGATTGATCATGATGACGAATCGGGGAAATTGACGCACTGGATGGGCGCTTCAAACATAGATTTTAATTCTATACCTGACTTCTATCATTTTTTTCCTATTCAACAAGATGATGTTTTTTTGATTTGTAGCGACGGTGTTAGCGATTTTATTGCTGATGAAGAAATTATTCGTATCCTTAAAAAATACTCACCAAAAATAGCTGCAAAAAAGATATGCTCTATAGCAAAATATTGTCAAAAAGAAAAACGAGGTAAGCTAGAAGATAAATATAGAAGAGGAGATAATATTACCGCGATAGTTATAGGTCGTCCTATACGATCTCGATTTTTAATAATTATTGCTGTAATTATATTTTTAGGATTTCTAGGATTCTTAGGATTGAAATTAGATCCTTATAATTTAATTTCAATTGAAAGTTCTGGCCTACCCAAATCATCATTAACGGTAACTCCCTTAAAGATAACGAATGTTCCTATTGTGGAGCCAACCAACCAAAGTTCTTATCCAACTGTAACCCGGCTTCCCTCGGTTACACCAACAAATACACCAACAAATACACCAACAAATACACCAACAAATACACCAACAAATACGCCAGTACCTGCTACAAAAATCCCCATTATTAATCCTACAGTTATTGGTGTTACGCCACTACTAACCAATGTTCCTGTTGCACCAACGGATGTTCCTGTTACACCAACGGATGTTCCTGTTACACCAACGGATGTTCCTGTTGCACCAACGGATGTTCCTGTTGCACCAACGGATGTTCCTGTTGCACCAACGGATGTTCCTGCTACGTCAATACCATAAATCGATTTCAATTATCAATAGGAGTTTCTGATGCGAAAAATAGTATCCATAATCAATACCTTGTGTTTAATCTTTATCCTTGGTGCTTGCGGTAATGCTAATCAACCCATTCAACGGGTTACAGTAACACCAATTAATCAATCTACAAATTTAGCTACACCACCAACACATTCAGCCAATCAAGATTCAGTAATTTCGGATCAGTTGGATGTTGCGCGTTCGGCATTAATCCGAAATGATTTTGAACATGCTGTACTTATTCTGGATACACTAAGGCATGATAATCCAAAAAATACCGAAGTTGATGAATTATTAGTCAATACCTACATATCTTGGGGCGATGCAATCCTAAGTAAGCCTGATACCACAATGACTGAGGTTCGCCAAGCATATAATCGCTATCAGGATGCATTTGAAATTTTAGATCCGAATAGCGATCTCTATCAAAAAGTCAAGACAAAGGTAACCATTACAGGTGGCTATTTAGGTATAATCGATAGATTGAATGAAAGTGAGTCAATTGAAGATCTTTCAGAGCGCGATAGATTGATTCAATCGTTGCTTAGCGAAATAGACAACATAGCTCAAAATATGCCTGAACTACCAAATCTGAACACGAATCAAGCAGCTATTTTGCTGGCTGCAGGGAATATACAAATCGATTTTGCCAAAAATCAGCCATCACGAGAGGCAAAGAAACCATATTGGGAAAAAGCTAACGGTTATTGTAGCCAAGCCAAAAGCCTTGAACCAAATGATTCTCAGCTCAAGAATGATATTAACAAATGTCTTGATTCAGCTAACCCGCCATTACCTACGCGCGTGCCACCAACCTCAATCCCAACCCCACTCACACCCCCAAAATTACGTTTTATGAAACTCAATGAGGATGATGATCCAACCTGTGTTTCTATTCAGATTGTAGGAATTAATACTGCCGGATGGTATTTTACAATTGATGGAACCAATATTAACCCTGGCTATTTTAGTGGTCAAAATGCCCGAACTTGTGGGCTTGGTTATAAACAGGAATATACATTTACAGTACGAAATAGCCAAGGTGCTTCGGTTATTGGGGGGCAAGGTGTAACAACTATAGGCGGGGCGATCATGTTTGCTGAATGGAAGTAGAAGGAGAGCGCAAAAAACTCGGGGGCATGCTAAGTCGCGACATGATCATGTCGCGACTTAGCATGCAGGGGCGTATCCGGGTTAAACCCAAGACCACTCAAATAAGGGTTATGGCGCTGGGCACTGCGTCCATTGGAAGGGCGGTGGTCGTCCCGGGTCACGGATCGGGTCGCCCGTCAGCGTGACCCGACAAATGGCATCATCAAAACATCCCCTGAGTTGGTTCCGCTGCACGTGGTCTGGGCCTTTCCGCAGAAATTTCGTCATTTTTTGCTTGACCACGCGCGGATTAATCCGAAAACGCCGTTTGGGAAGAATCATCGTAGCACACGCATCTAGCAGCCGATGATACAGCCGTTCATGGTCGGCGGTGGGTGTTTGTTGAAACTCGCGCAGCGTGGCTTGGATTTCCTGCACCACCAGGACAAAACTGATGCGGTCTGGGTCACACGCCCCATAGGTTCCGGCATCGTGCATGACCGCGCGAATGGCATAGTGGGCAAGGACAAGACCATAAAACTCCTGAATAACCCCAACTGGTTTCTGGCTGCGAAACCGTTGCTGGGTTGCCCGTTGCTGGGTATCGATTTCATCGATCATCAGTTCCACCTCCCAGTGTTCGTGATATGCGCCAATGATGGCCCGCGCCGGATACTGCACCGG encodes:
- a CDS encoding PP2C family serine/threonine-protein phosphatase, which produces MMQPIITLYRSIVKPSRTLEYGHKANIGYNMTKDEDSSFLGNTTYGMVAILADGMGGGEDGKKTSALVVNDIKSTLMRIELKKIESTLKEKYEIISNKIRENYKGKSGYSGSTLICFLIEQRDSEFYAHITNIGDSRVYRLRNGKDLQQITIDHDDESGKLTHWMGASNIDFNSIPDFYHFFPIQQDDVFLICSDGVSDFIADEEIIRILKKYSPKIAAKKICSIAKYCQKEKRGKLEDKYRRGDNITAIVIGRPIRSRFLIIIAVIIFLGFLGFLGLKLDPYNLISIESSGLPKSSLTVTPLKITNVPIVEPTNQSSYPTVTRLPSVTPTNTPTNTPTNTPTNTPTNTPVPATKIPIINPTVIGVTPLLTNVPVAPTDVPVTPTDVPVTPTDVPVAPTDVPVAPTDVPVAPTDVPATSIP